Genomic DNA from Gossypium hirsutum isolate 1008001.06 chromosome A01, Gossypium_hirsutum_v2.1, whole genome shotgun sequence:
tccacctcataagtgactgggccaatccttaatggtacctcaattctccccataacctccttttttgttccatcaaatgcccttactatgttctggcatgctttcatgtgggaactgtctattggtaatcgactaagagtggacaaaggcaatacatttagtgcagatccattatcaaccaaggcccccgggagtgtataccctttgcatcggacagtaacatgcagggctttagtagaacctcttcctccggatggtatttcatcatcactgaagaagataaaattgtcagcaccaatattgttgatcagccgatccagcttgtttaccgaaatatcgtcagccacatatgtttcgtttagcacctttaatagtgcattccgatgtacttctgagtttaagagtaaagctaatacagaaatgcgggctggctgtttgtgcagttgctccacaacactgtattcactgtgtttcaaaaacttcaaaaactcctttgcctcctcctcttttattggttcatttaccaatggttcaacttctactgctttccctttcctctgttctttcttccaattctcttccctggacgactctgcttgagcgtcatatctttttccattgcgcgtgtaagaacctatttcctgatttctttctgcttcttttcccaaaatggtcacattacacccgtaattccacggcaccattttgttatccctataagagaaatttgatggtctctggattacaattttcggtgttacctgagccctaacctcattacccttagggcgtgagataatgaccacaggatgatttggagcctttgttcccaactctgtcgcccatatgctcctcatttctttcgcatcttcgtaaaacctcatctccttgttatccatcatgctttgaaccaaagccttaaatccttcacattcttggatttcgtgtcctgttttatggtgaaattcacaataatttcccatatcatgcccttcctcagaatctgaaataaccaaacctcttttcgccatttctttccagacccgtttcaatggagtttttacttcagcaatgtcagtcttgacttcttctcccgtaccttcgctaaccatattcacccctttatctgcgtgattaggtaacggattctttgcgttaggtgagtcgtcaagtttgacgacacccaaattgataagtccttctactaccttcttgaaggcagtacaattttctatcgagtgcccagaaattcccgcatgataatcacattgcgcattcacatcataccattttggatacgggggttgtagaggactcaagtaacgaggagcaacaacatgtgcatcgaataaagtctgatacaactccttgtatgacatcgggattggcgtgaattggggcttttcagtagtttgcctagctcctgactcttgtcttgatgatccctgttgattagcagccactttctttggttgattcacggtaattgacctaccataagcattcacattattcacttcattttctcttttcctcgggggtgccctcctattattttctcctccatctatttttccacttttaatggcatgctcaatcatttcaccattcatgattatatccgagaaattttttgaagcgcttcccaacatgtgaatgatgaacggggctttcaaagtattaataaaaagcgtcgtcatctctttttccaaaagcggtggttgcacctgaaccgccacctctcgccacctctacgcatattgtctgaagctttcgttcgatttcttctctaaattttgcagagttatcctgtcaggcatcatttctgagacatgattgtattgtctcaggaaagcctgtgctaaatccctccaagtagcaattttagctcggctcagctgattgtaccactttgacgccgctcccgtaagactttcctgaaagcaatgtattaataattgatcattattaatatgccccgtcattcttctacaaaacatagtaatatgggatcctgggcaactagtcccgttgtatttctcaaattccggcatcttaaatttgtaagggagcaccaagtccggaaccaagctcagatcctttgcatctattccatagctttcgatgctttctattgccctaaacttctcttctatccatttccatttctcctcaaattgttttggaaattcctccttcgccttgtccttttcaaccatctcgtcaagatctgggacagcaatattattcgggctatcaccgggattaaagcccgctccgggttgaaaattcattgggattgaagcatcgccttggaactgctggggcctaaccgacacagagggtctccgcggatgcagctcggtctgtacttgcgcatgcggaggcgtgaaacctggaggataaagtggttcaccattgttttcttcttcactaacaatcacaggacctttacccttatctactcccttcaataattgcgtcatcttagccaccagatcattttgggactcctccatcttttgtaccatgtcacgctgaatcttttctatttgctctttcatttgcgcctgcaactggtcttgcatttctctttgaagtcgctctagcttctccaacctttggtccataatttttgtcttagctcgggtgccgtaactttgttggttttccaggttaactgaaatgattttattcgattaggtttttttaatggtcattaatgcatatgatgtgatgcaatgcatgaaaagaatgcaaagaaaaagaggcactgattctcattcaacttcattagaaaactttactagataaagagtttctttacataaaatagactacatatatggctttgcccttacactcaaagccttaacctttccaagaagccaagctaactctcggcccctgtccgactctaactcatacttcaaacttaatagatcaggctgaaccgctagagtttgcagatgatcagctacttcgcgcacttgagtcactgcctctcccataatataatctctttttctaatctgctcttgagaccgacggaattgtctttgccactgctcattattttcttccagaagctctatccggatttcactattttgcaatgcattctctagcccttctatttgtctttttaattcttcaattttgtctaagctcgcccttaattcaaccgtagcattacgattacagtactggtgaagcgttctttctagttcagttatccggaccttcaactccgtcttctcgtcttggcaaactagtagactctttcccaatgcgacttctcgagcccgagtatcctgaaatttcttttcccattgattagctttcgtcttttcctcctgaatttcttgtcgccattgttctggcgttttacccaagccagcagctcttaccgacctacgcaacttcttgtaatctgtcttcaggctgtccaaatcttcttctgctttgttctttccttttctcaatttatcagcctctaatctttgaatgtccacatccagtcctaactgcattttttcttcctctagttgttctatcttcttccccaattctaaactccttttttcaaattcttgtttgatgatttctatctcagaaggcaaaacttgtaagtgttcctctaaagatcgagcagtttctgaatttgacgccgggatgttgtcgttgatcctttgatcacgccactgaccatactcgggggtaattgtcggacccacggctaagatcttcattcgacgagtctggttccaagcactagatatttctcgaaccttcttcttgtaattgtcctccctataggaaaaatcactataagccaacccctgcgttgctggtatgaattgtcgtgatctatactgtcttgatacgagtagaggagcatatccgatagctccccatatcccgagcagcggaacccagtcaaaatctccacatcggtacaatatctcatcaggaattaaccaaggagccctccattcaatatcttcatcctggagattctggagtatctctatccatttttcttctgaaatatcatcccgtcttggcgtggccaccgattctcctagaggggagtagctatcagagaatacccgataagagaccttttcgaccttccagaagtggctatggaaccatgccaataagagctgcgcgcatccaataaaccttccctcccctgcttttcgacacgtATTCAgagatctaaaagtttcagcgagtattgccggaaccggtgtcacccctttactaagccgatcaaacaaatcagatacagcctcgtctatgtgtcctaaagctttggggaaaaccactagtccatagatacctaaagcgaagacatcgacccttttctttaagtcaggatgtacaagcaccaaatctcgcaaacttttccaaggaacacatttactgtcgcctttctgttggatccgggcagcgacccactgctcgctcatcccagtgatgttcattaatttctttaacaacggagggacacaagcagctctggaataagccttgtcgacttgaatctttgggcaccgaagcaaggtcgtatactcctccacagtaggcgtcaaatctaccttcccaaaagtgaaacaactgtaggcaggattccaaaactgagcaagggctcggaataaatacttgtccactttgacactaagcagataaggtaggtcaccgtagttacaatagaacagctgcttggcctcgacatcccattgatcccagacttctttcatttctcgaaggtcattctggattacactgatacgggtaaaatcccacaattctgacacgtaccctttggtaagactatcgcctttctcccgttgtgtcgtttcagcccatattcgcacagccgcattatcctctactttatcaacaaaccccttttccatgataagctttctactgagaaactgaatgtaaatcgacacctcttttagaatgaagatgccatgcaatcacaaacaaagtaaattagcattaaacacagaataagatttaaaataagcgacaaataaatacaacattcatttaggtaagcactaaaaatttggagtagctctacctaggtcggttcctatggctcattacatgtggtttggttctaaagtagggtacctgaaccagccaattcctcgatcctcacccattataggctcatacggaccaagttcgattcagggggatacatttccctatggccatgcggagatgaaaatctcacgaagacataggtacggatgtatcccgagagcgattcactatcccatgcggaggtgaaaacctcacgaaggcgtagtttctcactcccacttaaaagggtgtgaccaacggtcatgcaatgcaatgtgcagaaagatacaaaaacttaaactaacacagcaattataaaccacaacgatgaaaattgtaataaaagcAATGAAATGCGATGAAAtgatcgtatatttaaaccaagtttttgattttcgacaaaaagacaaaaaataatcaactcgtggctcgactcacttattttccccagcggagtcgccaagctgttggcgccatttttttgatgaaaacggggtcgacttggattttgaaaataaaaacgggagtcgccaccaatcctttttgaggtgtgattgggtcaccttgaaaattgttgtttttaataaatgatttgattttattaaaacaactgttttggtccacgaaatttaagaaacgggttcgggagtcggttgcgtacgaggaaggattagcaccctcgtaacgcccaaaattggtacctagttgactacttaatgtcttaatgtcgaaaatcgAGAACTTTGAAGAAtctaaaaatacgatccttgtattgaaatgttaaaaattttaggaaaaagggACACGttccacgttaatcgagaaagaaagcatcacatccagtaagttaggacacaatgtcttgaattcctGATACGCGGATGAATggaataatttacttatttaaaagatgtttaattatctcgggtttagaaaagggaccatgcccagtaagttaggacacgatcttttttttttaaattcccgagattgtttaaaaacttgagtttgaaaagattagtgtatttagatttattatggaaatcgaaacccagtaagttagggtacgatcctctcgaatctaaacacaaaatatcatttttttaaacaaattttattatcgagtgaaataaaaacatgaagtcgtagtaaaaaatgtgaaagcaaattacattgttatacatgacaaaatcataatgaatacaaaagtgtaaaaatgatacgagcaatagcaacaatataaaataaataaaagtcaaacctacaattatataaaataacaatgtatataaacaaataaattaaacattcgttcaaaataataatgaaaatgaaataaataaatagtgaatacaattaaaatgtaaagggatatatatatatatgtatagacaaaaaaataaaatatgtgtgtattcataaattacaatatatatataaagtatattttaaaatataaagaagaaaaatatgcatatatataaaatatgtatatatatataggtgtataaaattatggaatatgaaaataatgaaatgcatatataaagtaggcgcataaaaatatgtatgtacaaattaaagtttaaaaataatgaaaatatacatacgtatacaaataaatacgttaatttatatatatatgtttaaaatatattgaaaatatgtatgtatatgtctatgcaaattaagatatacaaaaatatataaatacatacatataaatatatatacttataaaaataaaaatatgtatatgtatatagatatatataaaaaagaaatatgagtatacgtatatatatattaaacaaattatatgtaaaatatgtacatgtatatatacaagcacttatatgataataataagacatatatatatttaaaaatacataagtaaatatgaatagagatataaaagtaacaacaataataccaatactaataataataataataataataataataataataataataataataataataataataataataatagcaaaagtactaaaaagaggactaaatcgaagtaaaataaaaaatactgggtagattcgaaataaaaaaggactaaaaagactaaattgtaacacgcaCGGAAAGAagagggaccaaaatggaaaatagaccaaaatCTCAAAACGCGGCGCTTcaggggactaaaatgaaacagaaataaaaatttgtggtcaaattaaaaacaaagaaatagcgaaataggaccaaattgaaacacgccACAAGTCAGAGGGACTGCGAGCGTAaatagcccaaaaattaaaaacacgcggatcctttgggtcgggtcgggtcgacgcgcggatcccctttgctaaaacggcgtcgtttcacgtttaatataaatactaaaaaagctaaaaaaaacagtttcatcttctttttttaaataaaacagagagaaaactctctctttttctctcagGTCCGGCCATGGTCCTGCTTAGGATTTCCGATGAGTCTCCGCAGCAGAGCCACCATGTGTGGTGGCCGGAGGTTCAAAATCGGACCTTTTTGGTCCTTTTTTGAAGTCCATGGCCTCCAGGCCATAGAACCGGGGCTGAATCTCCTGAATCGGAAGCCGAAGACTCGAAAAATGGGGTGAAATCCTTCGCCTTCCTCCCCCTTCCGGCGCAGCGCAGgtaaggttttgttttaactcCTTTTTTACtatctttatttatatatatgaagagaaaagagagcaaaataaataaataaaaaacttcaAAACTGAAGAGAAAGAGACCTTGAATctgccttttttattttctttcggttgaatctatttttgttttgttaCAAAAGTTGCCAGGGAAGAGCCCAAAAGAGAGTTATAtgcttggcttttatagccgatatTAATtcctattttttgttttctttttcctttcttttctttggcTGTTGCGTGTTTGCTTCCTTGTTGCATGGTGATTGACTTGGAGCAGGTGGCGCAGTGGAGTGGGTGGTGACGGCTGTGAACAGAGGGCAGGTGAGGAGGCCAGGAGCAGGTGCGGCACAAcagggggctagggtttctgctaGGTGTTTATGTTTTGGGCTGATTGGGTTAGGCTAGTTGGGCCTGGGtagtttttaggttaaaatttgtTATTGGTCCCTGGGtcaaaaattgggcttgtacaacgAGCAAGTAAAAAAAACCCAACAATCTCCCCCTCGGCATTTTTAAAAGAGCCCTATAAAAGATGATTAGCAAGCAAATCAAACAAGTTAAATATCAAGGGAATAAAAATATGTCTTCTCCTAAGAGGTAAAACCATGCTCAATCATACACTTCCCTATCAATATACTTGTTCATCATGTAATTAACTAAGCATGCACCAAGGTCATAAATAAATAGTTACATATcaacatcatatgcattaaatgcACTTGCTTCACACCAAggtcataaataaataataacatatcaagATCAAGCAGTTGCTGCACATCTTCTTCCTTCCAATCCTTTATATATAATCTCAACAAATAAAGTATCAAGTTACCAACCATAAATTTAGCACAATATATTGCACGTaattcttaatatgatgtatcCCAAGATCTACTCTCAAGTCATTAAATATAATACCATATTTTCACCCAAACTTACAAAGCCTGAACCGATTCCATTATCACAAACTGAACACCAATTTGACTGCCTATAAAAAGGATATTAATTTGACTGAGTTTATAGATAATACGAATCTGTAATCTTAAATTTACGACGTTAATTTTACTCAGTTTTAGGATTCAATATTCGACACCTTCCCTAATTGATAATGTTTGCATGGGGAAAAAACAAGATTTGATGTGTCGTAATGGTTGTGCTAGTTGCCACACTTAGAATGGCATAATTTTCCAAAAcaaagaattaatttaattacaactACTAgactcattttaaaaaataattaaaagttaggTTAAGTTTTGAGACTGGGCAAATAGAAATTAGAAGCATTAATCCGTTATAAAACGGTTATTATTCACTAATGTTTTATCCTTGACTTTCGCCACGGGTTTTAACTTGGTattttaaaagtaatattttaagcatatgtaaatatcaaaatttctaatatttgaCTAAGCCAAGACttctaaaattttgtaaatttaaacagattttttaatgaaatattcaTGGTAAACTATACAGATAGTCAcccaattatataaaaaattactatttagatattaaaataaaaaaaatttaatttaagcaCTTACGTTGCATAGTTTGATTATTTTGATCACTCTTGTTAAAATTCAAATAGAAATGTTTTTTTCTACCTTCTTAATGAACTTTTCtgggttttaatgttttgataatgaAGGATGATGGTGCTGATGAAACAATGAAATCAAAggtgtaatttttaaaatattattattatttaacagaaaaattaatttttatttagattttaatGGGAGTGATCAAAATGATTATACTATGTAATGTAGGTatctaaattgtaatttttttcattctgatgcctaaaatgaaaaaaaaaattagagttatTAGGTAACTATTTGTGTAGTTTACCCaattatataaaacttattaaaaaatttgagttttgatgaaaaattttaaatattttgagattTAAAATGCTAGCATTTTTAGAGTTCATCCCACAACTAATGAGCAAGGATTGAACTCCAACCACATGATTATGGGATAAGGTGAACAACCACCGCCGCACAACtcatggttaatttataattgtcTTGTTTGAGAAAGTAATTGATTTAGGAAAGGGAAGGGATCTACTTACACAGATGTAAAACTAAGATGGTTTTACACccttcaataattttttatataattaatattttaacaatcaacGGTTGAATTCATTAAGATAATTGTATTTATTATacatgtaaaattttgaattaatctaATATCTATATTACACCGATCtaaaatattatctaaattaatatatttaacggctgattttttttttatttcataaaatgaatagttacaattttttaaatttatgtcaaatttgaCACATATTATCTATATGCAAGTggattcttccattaaactatgTTATTGgaattttactaattaattacattaaaaataaataataatataatatattgtctcaaaatttacaaatagttataataaaataaaattttaaaatatatattaaaattaaattggaagaaatttaaaaaatcactccTTTAGATGAAATTTGTAAAAGGAAATTTGAGCAACTAATATCACCTCTTAAAAGGACTAGCAAAAATTTTGTTGATTGATTTATAGTTCGATTAGCATGGACAATATTATCAACACAGGAGGGCGTGAATTTAAATATGTTGAAGCGCATTATGAATAGTTATAgacataatattaataaaaattttaaattctctaATATATTTATCctaataaatgaaattatttccATAGCTTTGAAAAGTTTAATTCCAGAAATAAATTTATTTCCATCACTTCGAaaagtttaaaacaaataaaatccgCCCACGAATCCATACCTAAATTACATTTGAATAATAACATTGAATTCCTTCCTACCAACCTCCAAGTGACTAAgtctcaaaaaagaaaaaaaaaattccttcaGTTCTCCAATCACAATTAGACTCTTCTCCAGAATTTTATGATTTTACGAAAGATAAGGAACACAAGAATTACCCGTATTCACACTGAGATTTATTCAAAAAAAGCTGTTTCTTCATCTCCAGCACAAATTCTATTTAAAGCCCTAAGGTGTGCAACAAAAAGCACAAAACCAacaatttttatctttttcattatCAAGTGTCAAAACCAACTATTTTTAGGTAAAcattgtgaaaaaaaaatggaaaaccaGGTGATATTTGCATGGGCAATTATATTTTGCCTTGCCGTAGCACCAGTGTATGGCCAATACTACTCCAGAACTGTTAGGGCAGGTCCTCGGGTGGAAAAGATTACTCGACTCCACTTCTTCTTCCACGACATTCGCAGTGGCGAGAACGCTACTGCAATCCCGATAGCCAGTCCCAACACCACCCAGGATACGCCCACATACGGTACCTTGTATGCAATGGATGATCCCCTCACTATGGAGTCTGAACTAACATCCACGCTCATCGGAAATTCTCAAGGGCTCTACTTAGATTTAAGTCGAGAACGTACTAAATTTACCGCAATCTTTTATGCGGATTTTGCGTTTACCACTGGCAGGTTCAACGGAAGCTCCTTCAGTTTGTTCTCACGCTTTTCCGCCGAAGATGCTACTAGCACAATTCGTGAAATGGCAATAGTGGGAGGGAGAGGTGCGTTTAGGATGGCCACAGGATTTGCCCTCTTGCGACCCACTTGGAGCAACACGATCGGGGATGCTATTGTCGAGTTCAATGTTACTTTGTACCATTACTAAACCCAATTGCAGAATActgaaaattaataaataagctCAATAAAATAGTATATTCCTAGGCCTTATATTTAATGTACTCTTTAAAGATTTTTTACTAATtagttaaatataattaaaaattaattgtaattttgtaattgttGAGTGGTTGTTTTTCTCTTCCCCTCTTGAGggtttattttcatatttataaaatatgattttttaatatgaTGTACTAGATTCAAATAGGTTTTATGCATGTCAACATATATTGTCATTTAGGATCAACAGGCGTCTTCCTAACATGAGTTTACCAGCATGTTAAAGAACTGTGTGTTAACGAAGCTTCCAGGCTAACTTAATGGTATGCAAGTTATATAATCATAAGGAATAATCGATTAGATCGATTTTAATCAAATAGTAGGTCGAATCAGGACGGATGATGGTTAACACTATGACAATCATCTTCAATCttcattaattaatataattgtcgtacaacattttaatttaattcttgtcGAAAATCCTTTAAAATGAAAACTATATCTAACAAGGTAGCTATTTTTCTTATTCTCTTTGCAGTccaattttgttaaaaataatcaatttaaaggTTTCACAAAACTCTATTTATATAATTTGCAATTTGGGAAATTTGTGGATTATtctaaactcttttatttttaatctttgttAAAGGCCATTGGGATAACTGATTCACCATGTTTTCCAAGTTGTAATTGCAAGCAGTATTTGACTTTATTAGGAGGCAGTTTCATGTTGCCCTGTAAAACCATATAAATACCAATTATATGTGATTAAGacaattgattataatttttttggccGTAACAATTGAATTGCATATTCCTAAAAACGTGCCTCAAAATCCATGACACATGTAAACACATACAAAAGCAAAAACACCTGCCACAAACttagaaagataaaaaaaaaaaacgaaagatTGAATTAGGACTGAAATAAATCAAGGATACATTCATATgttattagtataaaaatagcgacgacgataaaattaaatattaca
This window encodes:
- the LOC107917215 gene encoding dirigent protein 15 — its product is MENQVIFAWAIIFCLAVAPVYGQYYSRTVRAGPRVEKITRLHFFFHDIRSGENATAIPIASPNTTQDTPTYGTLYAMDDPLTMESELTSTLIGNSQGLYLDLSRERTKFTAIFYADFAFTTGRFNGSSFSLFSRFSAEDATSTIREMAIVGGRGAFRMATGFALLRPTWSNTIGDAIVEFNVTLYHY